One region of Microbacterium rhizosphaerae genomic DNA includes:
- a CDS encoding NAD-dependent epimerase/dehydratase family protein has translation MSRIVVTGGAGRLGRSLVVGLADAGHEVLSLDRRTSPALQREGITQRLADLSDAGAAASALAEARADALIHLAAIAVPFSAPEDVIMSTNAGMAVAVLGGAVRAGIPKVIAASSPTVLGYGAPTGWVPERFPLDETTPPRPWNAYALSKLLIEQTIGMLARQTGDAVRFAAFRPCYVIAPEEWAGAPTQQGHTVQERLDDPALAAPAIFNYVDARDVAAFADTLLGAMGDIPNGEVFFVGADDALAREPLAELIPRYFPGTERAAAALTGTAPAFSSAKAHRLLGWRPRHAWRDELVPTAAARS, from the coding sequence ATGAGCCGCATCGTCGTCACGGGCGGCGCGGGTCGCCTCGGCCGCAGCCTCGTGGTCGGCCTTGCCGACGCCGGCCATGAGGTGCTGTCGCTCGATCGCCGCACCTCTCCCGCCCTGCAGCGCGAGGGGATCACCCAGCGCCTCGCCGACCTGAGCGATGCGGGTGCCGCGGCCTCCGCGCTCGCCGAGGCCCGAGCCGATGCGCTCATACACCTCGCCGCCATCGCTGTGCCCTTCAGCGCCCCGGAGGACGTCATCATGAGCACCAACGCGGGCATGGCGGTCGCTGTGCTCGGCGGGGCGGTGCGGGCAGGCATCCCGAAGGTGATCGCCGCATCCAGCCCCACCGTGCTCGGCTACGGGGCACCCACGGGCTGGGTGCCCGAGCGCTTCCCGCTCGACGAGACGACCCCGCCGCGCCCGTGGAACGCCTACGCACTCTCGAAGCTCCTCATCGAGCAGACCATCGGGATGCTGGCGCGCCAGACGGGCGACGCGGTCCGATTCGCCGCGTTCCGACCGTGCTACGTGATCGCCCCCGAGGAATGGGCCGGCGCCCCGACCCAGCAGGGGCACACGGTGCAGGAGCGCTTGGACGATCCTGCGCTTGCCGCACCGGCGATCTTCAACTATGTCGACGCGCGGGATGTCGCGGCCTTCGCCGACACCCTGCTCGGCGCGATGGGCGACATCCCGAACGGCGAGGTGTTCTTCGTCGGCGCGGATGACGCGCTCGCTCGCGAGCCCCTCGCGGAGCTCATCCCCCGATACTTCCCCGGAACGGAGCGGGCGGCCGCCGCACTGACCGGCACGGCGCCGGCCTTCTCGTCGGCGAAGGCCCATCGTCTGCTGGGGTGGCGACCGCGTCACGCATGGCGCGACGAACTCGTTCCGACCGCCGCAGCAAGGAGCTGA
- a CDS encoding 5-dehydro-4-deoxyglucarate dehydratase, with the protein MDFDGILFFPVTPFDERGRVDEELLAQHVADGVAHGAGGVFPACGTGEYHALSAGEAHSVVRTAVGVVAGHAPVVAGAGGALGHAIAVGRGAAEAGADALLVLPPYLVGGPQDGLVAYVEQIAAASGLPVIVYHRANGQFTPAAIRRLAENPRVVGFKDGAGDLGVTQQIVRVVAESGRDDFAFFNGLLTAELTQAAYRGIGVPLYSSAAFAMVPEVANAYYRAYVDGDEERRLALLDGFYRPLVALRDETPGFGVSLIKAGLRLSGMPVGGVRAPLVDPTPAQQERLAGVLAAGRALL; encoded by the coding sequence GTGGACTTCGACGGCATCCTCTTCTTCCCCGTCACACCGTTCGACGAGCGGGGCCGCGTCGACGAGGAGCTGCTCGCGCAGCATGTCGCCGACGGCGTCGCCCACGGCGCCGGCGGAGTGTTCCCGGCGTGCGGCACGGGCGAGTACCACGCCCTGTCCGCCGGCGAGGCTCACTCGGTCGTGCGCACGGCCGTCGGCGTCGTGGCGGGGCACGCACCCGTCGTCGCGGGTGCGGGCGGCGCGCTCGGACACGCGATCGCGGTGGGTCGCGGTGCGGCGGAGGCCGGCGCGGACGCGCTGCTCGTGCTGCCGCCCTACTTGGTCGGCGGCCCGCAGGACGGCCTCGTCGCCTACGTCGAGCAGATCGCCGCCGCATCCGGGCTCCCGGTCATCGTGTACCACCGCGCGAACGGGCAGTTCACGCCGGCCGCGATCCGCCGCCTGGCCGAGAACCCGCGCGTCGTGGGATTCAAGGACGGCGCGGGAGATCTGGGCGTGACGCAGCAGATCGTCCGCGTGGTCGCCGAGAGCGGGCGCGACGATTTCGCGTTCTTCAACGGCCTGCTCACCGCCGAGCTCACCCAAGCCGCGTATCGCGGCATCGGCGTGCCCCTCTACTCGTCGGCGGCCTTCGCGATGGTCCCCGAGGTGGCGAACGCGTATTACCGCGCGTACGTCGACGGCGACGAGGAGCGACGCCTGGCGCTGCTCGACGGCTTCTACCGTCCGCTGGTCGCGCTTCGCGACGAGACCCCGGGATTCGGCGTCTCGCTGATCAAAGCGGGCCTGCGGCTGTCCGGCATGCCGGTGGGCGGCGTGCGGGCACCGCTGGTCGATCCGACGCCGGCGCAGCAGGAGCGCCTCGCCGGCGTCCTCGCGGCGGGGCGCGCGCTGCTGTGA
- a CDS encoding mandelate racemase/muconate lactonizing enzyme family protein, producing the protein MTTIRGFDARLVRVPLTRPWASDVTSVGVIATHVVRSDGAQGWGFSWTPQIGAEAVLALLAHDIAGFAIGRDAAPGALWDDLWRHLHEAGSGGITTIAMAGMDLALWDAEARRQGEPISGLLGRERDAVRVYGSGVNLHYPIDELVAQVRRWVGGGYEAIKVKVGKPDLAEDVERIAAVREALGPDRALMIDANQRWNLDQATRALDALHGFDLAWIEEPLAADDLRGHAELARRIDVPIALGENLYTTYRFREFLDAGAAQIVQPNVVRVGGITPFLRVAESAAEHGAPLHPHVLPELSGQLALALPACGGVEPWTEDVEDAGFGALGALRDPSPVRIVAGRLAERPHDGLGIRFA; encoded by the coding sequence GTGACCACGATCCGCGGGTTCGACGCCCGGCTGGTCCGTGTGCCGCTGACGCGCCCGTGGGCCTCCGACGTGACGAGCGTCGGCGTGATCGCCACCCATGTCGTCCGCTCGGACGGCGCGCAGGGCTGGGGCTTCTCCTGGACGCCGCAGATCGGCGCCGAGGCCGTGCTCGCCCTCCTCGCACACGACATCGCGGGGTTCGCGATCGGACGGGATGCGGCGCCCGGTGCGCTCTGGGACGACCTGTGGCGCCACCTACACGAAGCCGGCAGCGGCGGGATCACGACCATCGCCATGGCAGGGATGGATCTCGCCCTGTGGGACGCGGAGGCGCGCAGGCAGGGTGAGCCGATCTCCGGGCTGCTCGGCCGCGAACGCGACGCCGTGCGGGTGTACGGCAGCGGCGTGAACCTGCACTACCCGATCGACGAGCTCGTGGCCCAGGTGCGCCGCTGGGTCGGCGGCGGGTACGAGGCGATCAAAGTCAAGGTGGGCAAGCCTGACCTCGCCGAAGATGTCGAGAGGATCGCGGCGGTGCGTGAGGCGCTCGGGCCCGACCGCGCACTCATGATCGACGCGAACCAGCGCTGGAACCTGGACCAGGCCACGCGTGCGCTCGACGCGCTCCACGGGTTCGACCTCGCCTGGATCGAGGAGCCGCTGGCGGCCGACGACCTGCGCGGCCACGCCGAGCTCGCCCGCCGCATCGATGTGCCGATCGCGCTCGGCGAGAACCTGTACACGACGTACCGCTTCCGCGAATTCCTGGATGCCGGCGCCGCGCAGATCGTCCAGCCGAACGTCGTGCGGGTCGGCGGTATCACCCCCTTCCTGCGCGTCGCCGAATCGGCCGCCGAGCACGGCGCGCCCCTGCATCCCCATGTGCTTCCGGAGCTCTCCGGTCAGCTCGCGCTGGCGCTGCCCGCCTGCGGCGGCGTCGAGCCGTGGACCGAAGACGTCGAGGATGCGGGCTTCGGCGCTCTCGGCGCACTGCGCGATCCGTCACCTGTGCGCATCGTCGCAGGCCGCCTGGCAGAGCGGCCGCACGATGGCCTGGGCATCCGCTTCGCCTGA